The DNA segment TCTGGTTGTTGAACCGAACCttcaatacataaaaaaaacgttATGTTTCTATTGGTATCCTTAGGACCGAATCGTTACATTCAtggttataaaaaaatttaaaatcctaACCGGCATTGAAATAGAATATTTAGTTATAAACCTGAATTTCAGACAGGGCAGCTGATGCCAACGCCAATTGAAGAGTATAATTCCCACTTTGCTTGACTTCTTCAAGTGGAAATATGATCTTCCATGTTGTTGCCTCGTATGTATTATTTCCTTTTTCCCTACAGATAAAACATAACTTTCATAAACTAgccttttaaataaaaatgaagacACAACTAAAGATGAGTGTCGGTACAATATAGAGTTTAACTAAAAGATATGTAGAGgtacaataattaattaattaccttgtaACATGGGCGAAGAACCAATCTTGAGAGTAATTACTGATACCAACATtataaacaagatcaattttatataaatcaGTATATTTTTGCCATAATCCGTACTGTCTAAACTTGTCTGTTGTATGATTGGTATATAATTTGTTCATGAGTGTTGGATATGCGTCAGGAACGTAGAATTCAGCAGCAGAACGATCAGGAAATCCAATATTCCACAAAGTCGGACCATTTCTTGGAGGAACATATACAAGGGAACCCAATCGTAGCCTACTTCCTGGTGTAATGGTGATATCAAAGTTATACTTGTAGTCTCCAATCACACCTGGAACCCAAGCATATAAACTGTAGTTTCCAGGTCGaacatttttaataaaaaaattgccTTTCCTGTTAGCTCGGGTCCAAAATTGATAACCCTGAAAACATAATTCAAAACccaataattatataaataatagaTTCAGTGAAAATTAAATGAAAACGCTTGAAACTAACTGAAAGTTAGTGAAAGTTACCGAAAATCAGCGAAAAGGAAAAATTTAACTAATAATCAAAAGACTACAAATCCTATCAACTACCCGTACACAAAACATTGTATTTTGTGTTTGATATTACAAAACTGTTTGttttgtaattataagtttattaataaataatctGAACTAAAGTTCAATTAGTAGAAAATATTGCAAGGTAAGTAATTTGGATTTGTTGAAAAAACATTTAAAATCGAAGAATAGCCTTTATTATAACCTTTGACAGGGATTACGTACCTTAGCTTCGTATTGCCAAGAACCCCCTTCGCCAGGTGCAGCCAATCCGACATAAGCAGAATTGGCATACACTAACCTCTCACTCACATACTTATCTCGAACTGTTAGATGACCGAAAACACTCCCTCTTTGATCGGAGGAAGGAAAATCTTCGGACTGAATGAAATTGTATGGCCaaattctctcttctcttaACATCTATATACAAAATAAAAGTAAGATAATGTTTTTCTAATGATATGtataatgtattaaaattaacaTACCTGTGCTTTAGCATCTTGCCAAGGTGTTAGAGACTCTTCAGAGGAGGGAATTGAATTAAGATATAGAAAAACAGGACCCATAACTTTCTTCCACTCTTCTCCATTTCGGTATGTTGTATTAAAGTCCTTCCCGGCATAATGGGTGCTTGTAAACATCtgcattttaatttaaattatattggtATGTGACGTTAAATTATTAGTTTGACGTGCAGATAAATATATCGAGAGTTGCGTACATTGAGAACAGTGGGGCCAACATGGGAGGTAAGGTCTTGTTTGATGGGCCCACCAGCATGAAATTCGTTGGAGGGAGAAATCATCCAAAAGCCAACTGGTGGGTCATCTGAAACCCACCCATGTACCTTGATTTCCTCGTATTCACATGAATATTGATATTTGTCATCTACCTGTAATATTATCACAATATATATtcgttaaataaaaaaaaaactaaaatattttaGTACCATTTGGATTTCGATCTCTAGATTTGAACCCTCATCGAATGATATCATATCTCTGGAATTTCTTTTATGTACTCTTTATTTGAAGAATATAATATTACCTCTCCTTTAAGTTCGGGATTGATTGGATTAGTCAAAAGAACAGCTTCCGGATAGGCAAGTGGCTGGCCGGTGATACGGTCTTCCGGCATTGGCATTATCCTTTGCCTATCGTCCGACACCGCCATGAAGTGAAACCTGTacacaatttcaattttttttttcataattaaGCACGCATTTCTaattatttacaaattaatttagttaattgAATTAGTTTTCCGCTATTAATTACTTTTCTTTTTGGAGTTTAAACACAACTCTAATTTGATCCATATCAACATCAGGCCATCCTTGTAAACGTTCCAATATTGTATACATATATACCCCTGAACTTCCACGCCTCACTATATACCtgcatcaattaattaaaatcgaATATCATTAATTTATGCATTAATCACaatcttaataaaaaaatctaCATTATTTCAGTAAAACTTACCTCTTGTCTACATTTAGAGGAACCGAAGATTTATCATTTGAATCCCATTTTTTCGAAAATGAAATCTCtacttgttcttcatcttccgtTATGATTCTAAAATCAGTGGTTTGTAACCTTAAGAAACAATAatttaattacaattttatcaatttggaaaccatataattaatttaattatcacaTCGACAATTCATGAAAATattgataaaataatataaatcatATGGGCCGTATTACTTGTCATAGATGATGGGCTGTCCAGGTCTATTCCAAACCACATCCCAATATCTGCGCTCAAAATAATATTGTGAAGAGAAGTTAGAATTATATTTCAAAGAAAGGCATAAAAAATGTGATCTAGCTAATTAgttattgataaattatttttacatagtactaaattaaaatgtttaaaTACATACCCTCTATTATCTTCTTCATTGGCGATTTCAAGTACGTTATTGATTTCGTTGTACTTAATTCCAGTGACATCACCACCCGGACTAGAAAAAGTGACTTCAACAAGTCCATTATCAATCACAACCTAATACAAAATATTAACAAACATTTAAGAAAGtaacataataaaaagaaaattaagtatTACTTTCCATTGAATATATATAcgtagagaaaaaaaaataaaaaataaaattgaatgtTTAAGACTAATTcttttatagaaataaaagtGACATGGTAAAATTTCCATGTATacaaatatgtattatttatagaaatacaaaattaatagtaaaaatttattaatttacaaaGTTGGTGGTCCAATATATCTAAGATAATGAAATTATTGGGTTATAGGAGTATAAATTAGTGACCCTTAATAATCAGATTTCGTAATTAATGTTTGGTATTTTTTAGAGAAAGTAATTAATGTGTTGATTAGACGACGTTCACATTTCATAGTCAACATTTGAATAACAAATATAATTTATGATGCACCATACTTACTCGTCGACGGTTCAATACTTGAAGTTGAACCCCCAAACCAGAACTAGAACTATTATTGGTCGTCGATCGCAAAACATTACTGCACAAATTTTCCagaaaaaataatgatatttaGAACAAGAAAGAATTCAAAGTAGAAGAAACACAAAATGTTCAAACAAGAATTTTCTTCTTTTGAATAGTACTATAAggattaattacaaataactatcaTGTGGTTTGatcgatttgcgatgtggtattttttttgcaaacataACCATTTAGTTGTTATCGTTAGCAAAATCAAGACAAATCACAAATACCACATCGTAAATCGGTTAAACCACATCGCAAATGCCACAGTAATTAATAAGAAAGAGAGAGCGTAACAAGAATAGGAAAAGACAAAAGTGAGAATACAGGGGACCAGAGCAGTAACCACAGGAAATGTGAGGCTCCAgaatataaaagttaaaaagtaaaaagaaaagcTGTGTTAAGGAATGTATTAGCTGAAACAGTAACCCAGCATgtgaatctttttttttttaactgttAGATTGTGAGTTTTAAATTCCCTGAAAAGCTGTAAAAAAGGCACAAAAAAGACATGATAATGGTAGAGAAAAGGGATGAGGGAAGAACCTAGGTGGGCTCTGGGCCGAGGAGGCAAtgaagacgaagaagaagaagaagaaagagattgtTAAAAAACGCATCTTTTGATTtcctttctgtgagaaaagaatacacaaaataaagaaatagattaaaagattaaaataaagtaattagtaaacagaaaagaaaaggcATACCTTACTTATTACCAATGTATGGCAGAAGAAAGCTGGATTTGAAAGGTTAAGGTATATTTTATTCTGCTATTCTGGTTGTGTTTGTACCAGATTTTGTTGGCAGAAAGAAGAGGGGAAGGAGAAAAGAGAAGAAAGGGCTTTTTGTAAGTCGAAATTGATTCTTGTCTGTCCTGTCTGCCCTTTTTATAAGTTACAACAATGTCTTCTCTTCTGTTCTGTTCAAGTCGGATGTGTTACGAACAAGCATTTTTTCTGCTTGCCTTGTGGGTTTTCTTTCATCCTagacttttatttttcaatatttctactctttttttttttattatttggaaTAAGTTTCTGACTTTACATAATCCCAATTTTTAAATTGGAAAAAACACTGCTGTTGTAGTTGGTAttaaaaagcaattttatccttttcatttaaaattgtgtaattttatcaatagCGTTTAGAAGTTGTGCCAATTTTATcgttaatttttgaaaatttaatcaattttcGATGTAGTTTTCATCTCAGAACCTGAATaaccaaataaatttaattattttatcaaaatatctTAAGTTTTGGGTAGAGACTATAGttgctttgtttttttataaagtaaccattattttattttattttcaaaataataatagcTAGTACCAAGTTATTGATTTTATAAAACTAAATCTCTCGGTGAATGATCATTTAATTATTAAAGATTCATTTCAACAGTATTTTGTTAACAAAACACTTTATGCAGTCATTAATCTAATTATTTCTATTCCACGTGTATATATTATAAGCAGTTGTTTTTTTAATACTAATTAGactcgtttaatttatttgatATTAGTTTATTTTTCAGTTAAAAAGAATTGTTtccaatttttataaaatacactttttttattgttattattatgttttgtctagaattgagaaaaaaatacagggttaattataaataactaccttgtggtttggccgatttgcgatgtggtatctatggttttttttttttttttttttgcaaacacaaccctatggttgtaaaattttacatgtttttgttactttgccaaatttggccgataacgacttcgaaatgaaaattttcaagagctaaatgatattttaagcaactttaattcttcaactttttaggtttgaggtcatttaggtgttgttttttatgagagaaagataatttttagagagagaaaactccaaaaatgatgattttaaaaaaaattaaaaatatggttccatagtaaatataataccaaacaagtttaattattgaaaattttcatttcaaaGTCGctatcggtcaaatttggcaaaataaaaaaaaacatgtaaaatttgcaaccatagggttgtgtttgcaaaaaaaataccacaggtaccacatcgcaaatcggtcaaaccacaaggtagttatttgtaattaacccaaaaatatatatagttcTTGACAACGGAACAAGCgaaaaaatatatcaatattcattaaaaaaaatagggtaaattacactcatacccactgaattttatccattttcaaattatggccactaaacttcattttttaccagtatggccactgaactttacactttttaatatcggtggccattcaattttaactaacttctgaaaatgaccgttaacgaccttaaaatgaaaatattcaagaattaaagttgttcagaacgacatttaccatgaaaccacattttttattttcaaaaatcacatttttttgaagctttctctctctaaaaattcactttctctctcctaaccaaacaacacctaaatgacctcaaaacgaaaattttcaagaattaaagttccttaggatattattaacgctttggattttttatttttagctgtCAACGGTCGTATTGAGGCGTCGAGTCGCCATCAATATTAAAaggtgtaaagttcagtggctataccaggaagaaatgaagttcattggccataatatgaaaatgggtaaagtttagttgccatgggtgtaatttatccaaaaaaaatatcaatattaattGATAGTTAATAAAAAtttcttagattttttttttatatatatatatatatataatttagggataaggtaccaaaataggcctaaggtttttaggaaagtaccaatttagattcaacgtttaaaatagcaccaatatattacaacataatatcaatttaggcttaacgtttataatatagcatcaatttaggcctcacgtacaaaataacaccaatataaacttaacgtttacacaataatacgaatttaagcttaacgtttataaaatatatccaatttaagctaaacgtcataattaaattaaccatattatattcttttcctattaactttatatgttatctttttgtttagttctattttcttatttattataatacaattaattagttttcttgcccattaaaaccttatatttgtttttcatcaaccattctaTGACTCCTAAATTTCACGGCTCATGTATTacatgcaaactaaaagtaattgaatatccacaatattttgaacactagttaaaataatattgatacatgtcagtgttcgaaatattgtggatattcaattacttttagtttgtatatattacataatcaatgaaatttagtagtcataaaatcatttatgaaaaacgaatataagattttaatgggcaaaaatactaattaattgtactataataaataagaatatagaactaaataaaagataacatataaagttaatagagaaagaatataatatgattaatttaattatgacgtttagcttaaattgtatatattttgtaaaacgttaagcttaaatttgtattattttataaacgttaagtctatattggtgatattttgtacgtgaggcctaaattaatgttatattataaacgttaaacctaaattgatattgtgttataaacgttaagccaatattgatactattttaaatgttgaatttaaattgatactttccaaaATAGACCTATTTTGATGCCTTATCTTAGTAATTTACTATATTATGTAAAAGGAAGACTAAAAGGAGTAGAGGGGGGTGCGAATAGATTCCATATCTGGAATTTTcctctattaaaaaaattaaattttgttattttttttgtagggAAAAAGAAGACGTACAACAAATTAAAGTAAATGATGACAGAGAAGTATTAACATTAGATTGTaatttatttgataaaataaaaaataatgacagcaagattaaattttataatttattttaataaaatgctGACTTGAATTTTATTTGGTATTAGAGCAAAATTAGTATATTTTTGTTCAAATTGAAGAAGCTGCTCATTTTAGAGTTAGGCtaaatagaaagaaaattgCGTCTGTATTAGGAAATTAAGATCCCgtcaaattattttattaaaaaaaaaatcccgtCAAATTATTTTGTTTACAAATTGACACATTTTAGCATTTACTTGACTAAAAGgtcaaaattatatatattctgtaattaaagttttttttctcaaataattatatattgatAACAACTTAGAAATTTTAAGATTCAGTTTGAGAAATGCTCAACGGGATATTTTCGTGTAAATTGGATATCTAGAATGAAGTTATAGAACTACGCTTCCTTCTGATTATGATATTTGATTCATATTCTAACTAGAAATGTTGCGCAAATATATATAGCTCATATTTATAGGAAGCAaacctctttgtatttttttcatGTATATAAAAGATGACAAGTTGGATGCAATTAGGAGTTTTATATCACTATTTCACTAAAGAAGTAGTCTTCTATTTAGACTAGGAATCCTTCCTAGACAGTGGAGACACATGTTATTCAACGATAAAATTCTGTCAACtcctatatacatatatacctCTAAAATCCTCGAGGTACATTACATTCTCTTTACTAAACCAAACTATTACTGCTTTATCGATTAATAGTTCTCTGAACTCTTATATATCCTTCTTAAACAGTAGGAACATATGTTGAATCCTATTCGGGATATGACTTTCTCAACTCCAGTATTTACAGGGCTTCCAAGCTCTCAATGTACATTACAGTCTCTTCATTAAACCAAACTATTATTGTTTTGTCGATTAATAGTTCTCTCAATGTCAGAAAGTCCCAAGTTGGATCCTAGTTCATCCATGCTTTTCGGATAAGGCTGGGAGAGCCTTTTGTCAAATCTTTATGGATAGGCttataaatatgtttttttaaggTGATTGCTTAGACAATCATTAAAATATGACCTCTTTGGTGATAAGGGATATATACTCCCCTCAACGACCGACATGGTATTCGCCAAGAGGGTCGAGAGAGGGACATCCACATTTAGAggaggcaaaaaaaaaacaacctcCTAGAACATTCGCCTGCCTCACTTACCTACTTAAGGAAATTTGATTCCATGATATAAGACATAGAAGAATTATTTTTCTCATGAGTATTTTGAGGCACATCATGTCATTTAGATGAAGGGAAATTCTCCTCTGTGTTATCGGCCAACATCAAGAATAAATGACAACCATTTATCTTGCACAAGTAGAAAGAGTAATAGACAATTTACTCGATAATGGAGAATTAAATTTCTGCTCACTGCACGGAGTCGGACTCCTTCTATGTTGGGATCGGTCCCTTATTTTCACTTTGACGGTCAAGTTCGTACCGGAGTGAGAGAataggagagagagaaagagttcaAGGTCCCTTTACCATAAATGAGGTTTTCCTATGTATAGATGTTGGAATTTGGTCTAATGTCTCTAGTGCCCTTAGGCTCTAGCCAAGTGGACATGTTACCTATTGGGCCTGCTCTCTAGATAGCAAAGGAGGCCGATTGGGTGGACTTGGCCCATGGGCCCATATTCTTCATCAATTAGTCCTCCCCCCTTTTTATGGTGACCAAACCCTTTGATGCGAGGTTCAGACAATGAGAGTGAGATGTAGTGGATGATGTCGGTAGCGGGGGTTTGTAGTGATTTTCCAATTTAGGAATGGTTTGTGTGAGTGCATGTGTTGTTCTGAGGTGATTGTTCTTAGTGACCTGGTAATGAGGCATGCATGTAAAAGGCATACGCCATTAAGGGGCATAATAACTGCTTTTTAGAGGGGAATGTGGGTTGAGTTTGCTGTAATGGTAATAAATAGCATGACTCTTCATCTCCCCGCCTGTATGCCTATAAAAGGGGAAGAATTTGactaggattttttttttgcctactTCGAACTTTCCTGAGTGAGAAGAAAATCAATACTTAGCAAGGAGAGCCTAGATCGCCGTTCGTGGTAAGTGCTTGTCAGCTCAGAGTGTCGTTGTCGTCCTTCGTTGCAAGCTAGTAATCGCTATGAGAGTTAGGTCATTCCTTTCTGATGAGGGCATCCCTCATGACACAATAAGGCCGAAGCCAAGAGACGAGGATCGTGGCGAGCCATCCAAAGAGAAAGAGAACAATGACGACCAGCCGAACACGCGGAGCATGCTTTCCAGTACGCGGGGTGTGAAGGGGTCAAAATCTGGAGAAGAGTCCAGGGGGTCACCTACGCGGAGCATGTGGCCTTATGCACGGAGCATGGATTGGGCTCTCGAGGCAAACGAGTTCTAGAAGGTCGaagacgcggggcgtccccTACCAAACACAGAGCGTGAAGTTCACCAGCCAACGTCCCCAGGATCAAAAGCTCACTCATGCAGGGCGTGAGAAAACCCACGCGGGGTGTGTCTGGGCGAGAAGTTGCTTCCTCCCCAAGTTGATGATTTAGATGAAGGGGGGACCATCTCTCTCCTATTGACTATTTTGTCCTCAttttttgaaattattattaccCTTAATATGTGTTCTCTATTATTCCCCTGGTGGTTACACTACCTAAGAAACCCTAGGTTAGTCTTTTAGTCTTTTATGTTTAAATTTAGGGAAGGTATAAATACTCCCTCTTTTGTATTGAGCCACAACTTTGATGAAAGAAACACtatagcctccattggagctttGGGATTTCTATCCTtaggtttattcaaccttctagtttagctagagaagattagtattctttgtgagtttaagattaaaactctCACCCGACTTCAATctatatcagttggtatcagagccgagtcgttttccttcaaggagacttcttctcggaaatggttcaaccacgtatcacaaacGAAGCCACTGGATCCCATGAACAACGGTTTGAGTTGATAGAGGGTAACTTGAAGCAACTAATAGAATCCTTACGAGGGTTGGAAGAAAGGCATCAAACGAGCACCTGAGAACTCCTTCTCGCCATTGAAGGGCTCAAGTTAGAAAACCGAAATGCTCAAGGTCTTACAGCCGGAGAACCTCACCAACGGTAAGAGGAGCAAGTTCACCCCCAACCCAAATGACACCCGACACCACCACTAAGAAGGAACTATGCACCGCAGCCAATGGACCCACGGGTTTATAAGGTAAGACGCACTAACCCCGTTATCATTCGAAACgccgatagtgatagtgatggcgACTTGTTCAATGATTTTGAGatgcctaggattgctaggaatatgggaattgataggggtattttacccctatcttttagcgtgatttacgggttgattttggataaaataaataagtttaattacaaaaataaagcgttttgataaaataaagaaataaaaataaatttcatactttcagttaattttccgtgtttttgattaatttaggaaataaaaacatcaagctaactcggctcgcaagatttgtatttcaggtacgagcaaggagcaaaaatctactcaaatacgcggggcatatcagcctttacgcggggcgtgaaacatggtgtcaacaattattgccttatccgcagacgccatgtggaattgactcagcatacgcggggcgtatgccactctacgcggggcatatgacacatgtcggaaataattaGCCTAAtcttgaaagtcagactgcactgtctccttgagtcaactctttgtacgcgaggcgtatcaccatacacgcggggcgtgccaggcaattcctcaatgataaaaactcagagactcaaacacgcggggcgtactttagctacgcagggcgtgtttgagacaacaagacatggaattggcccacatgcaggagatttctgacggaatgggcacttacgcggggcgtagaccaccttacgcggggcgccaaataatgttgctccatacttgtgctttgagaagttacaacattgcccttgcttgatgtttataaataggaagctcttgaacctCATTTAACACCaatttacacactagagagcaaactatacttgttttgattattattgtagtatagattcagtttttgtagctaaactctccacctcgagagcttgtttgGTTGCTCcagcattccatcgaagtttcgctccaccattcgtcaccaagctcgagagttccacctccacgacctaggagacggctttgagtccggttagctagtttcaagggcggattctcccctttttacgtgctaattagcttgtactcttcctatgtactaggcttggttgtattccgtttATAtacattccatatttataatttcatgatttataatctctatttccctttacgtgttagtgtttgctacttgttttgatattgataattgattattgtgtaggagaacgcgatttccgacgccattcgggctatccttagggagttatataggtgttgccttaccggaagtgacaaaccggaaaccgtaggaattgacaagccacggaacttacgggccctagtttctaattcccccacattagacacgccttgactaggaatcacgtagtctaagtgcttcacgggtcggtcctactacacttagtcgtctttacaagagtaaattattatccgtatacatttagagtcgttatttatcgtggttataacttgtcgttattcatcctacttcatagggttttagctacataaatctgtgtcgccaatagttagggatagtgtgtagttgcgtcttactttaccccaaagtaatcaccgcttacataacatacgaaaccgagtcgtctaatacttgtaattataaatcccgtggattcgatacccggtct comes from the Euphorbia lathyris chromosome 5, ddEupLath1.1, whole genome shotgun sequence genome and includes:
- the LOC136229959 gene encoding uncharacterized protein, which codes for MRFLTISFFFFFFVFIASSAQSPPSNVLRSTTNNSSSSGLGVQLQVLNRRRVVIDNGLVEVTFSSPGGDVTGIKYNEINNVLEIANEEDNRGYWDVVWNRPGQPIIYDKLQTTDFRIITEDEEQVEISFSKKWDSNDKSSVPLNVDKRYIVRRGSSGVYMYTILERLQGWPDVDMDQIRVVFKLQKEKFHFMAVSDDRQRIMPMPEDRITGQPLAYPEAVLLTNPINPELKGEVDDKYQYSCEYEEIKVHGWVSDDPPVGFWMISPSNEFHAGGPIKQDLTSHVGPTVLNMFTSTHYAGKDFNTTYRNGEEWKKVMGPVFLYLNSIPSSEESLTPWQDAKAQMLREERIWPYNFIQSEDFPSSDQRGSVFGHLTVRDKYVSERLVYANSAYVGLAAPGEGGSWQYEAKGYQFWTRANRKGNFFIKNVRPGNYSLYAWVPGVIGDYKYNFDITITPGSRLRLGSLVYVPPRNGPTLWNIGFPDRSAAEFYVPDAYPTLMNKLYTNHTTDKFRQYGLWQKYTDLYKIDLVYNVGISNYSQDWFFAHVTREKGNNTYEATTWKIIFPLEEVKQSGNYTLQLALASAALSEIQVRFNNQNAEEPLFTTGLIGKDNALARHGIHGLYWLYTIDVPSNHLVVGSNTIFLTQSRDDGPFHAVMYDYIRFEAPPQL